A stretch of the Opisthocomus hoazin isolate bOpiHoa1 chromosome 2, bOpiHoa1.hap1, whole genome shotgun sequence genome encodes the following:
- the POPDC3 gene encoding popeye domain-containing protein 3, with amino-acid sequence MGENASFWESLIYAHPTCTTWKREAEGSIYHLASILFVVGFMGGSGFFGLLYVFSLLGLGFLCSSVWAWLDVCAADIFSWNFILFAICFVQFIYVTYQVRSVSFDREFQELYSALFQPLGISLTVYRKIVLCCDAEVVTLEKEHCYAMQGKTPIDKLSLLVSGRIRVTVDGEFLHYIFPLQFLDSPEWDSLRPTEEGIFQVTLTAETDCRYVAWRRKKLYLLFAKHRFISRLFSILIGSDIAEKLYALNDRVHVGKGFRYDIRLPNFYHVSLPETPPVQPSHRLQRGSPRRKPAGVTNCGP; translated from the exons ATGGGAGAAAATGCAAGCTTTTGGGAAAGTCTGATCTATGCGCATCCCACCTGTACTACCTGGAAGCGAGAGGCAGAGGGATCTATCTACCACCTAGCCAGTATTCTCTTTGTTGTGGGCTTCATGGGTGGAAGTGGATTCTTTGGGCTTCTCTATGTCTTCAGCTTGCTCGGATTGGGCTTTCTCTGCTCGTCTGTTTGGGCTTGGCTGGATGTCTGTGCTGCTGATATATTCTCCTGGAATTTTATACTGTTCGCTATATGCTTCGTCCAGTTCATTTATGTTACCTACCAAGTTCGGAGTGTTTCCTTTGACAGAGAATTCCAGGAACTCTACAGCGCTCTCTTCCAGCCTCTGGGAATTTCCTTGACTGTCTACAGGAAGATCGTCTTGTGCTGCGATGCAGAAGTGGTTACCCTGGAGAAGGAACACTGTTACGCCATGCAGGGCAAAACACCTATTGATAAACTGTCCTTGCTTGTGTCAGGCAG GATCAGAGTGACTGTTGATGGGGAGTTTCTGCACTATATTTTTCCTCTTCAATTTCTGGATTCTCCTGAATGGGATTCGCTGAGGCCCACAGAAGAGGGGATTTTCCAG GTAACACTTACAGCAGAGACAGATTGTCGGTACGTGGCCTGGAGGAGAAAGAAGCTGTATCTGCTGTTTGCCAAACACCGCTTCATCTCCCGCCTGTTCTCAATTTTAATTGGGAGCgacattgctgaaaaactgtatgCCTTGAATGACAGAGTGCACGTGGGGAAAGGCTTTAGGTACGACATTCGGTTACCAAACTTCTACCATGTCTCACTGCCAGAGACCCCTCCGGTGCAGCCCTCCCACCGCCTACAGAGAGGGTCCCCCCGGCGCAAGCCCGCGGGGGTTACAAACTGCGGCCCCTAG